The Lewinellaceae bacterium nucleotide sequence TCTCCTTTATCTCCTTATCTCCTTATCTCCTTTTTCCCTTAAAGGTTCATAAACCCCATAGGCCCCGCCGAAGACCCCGTATCGTAAAAATTGCCGATATTCGGAAACAGCGTACTTAAATCCGACGGACTAACACCAAACCACAAAGCCAGTTCAGCGAAATATTCATCATTGGAGGTAGTGGGGATCAGTACGCCATTATGAATTTCATACGGTCCTCCCAGCGCCAATGAAGGATAGGTCCCATACATATCCCCTCCCTTGATATCACCGCCCATCACCAATGCGTTGCCGCCCCAGGCATGATCACTTCCGTTGCCGTTGGAGGTTAACGTTCTTGCAAAATCTGATATCGTAAAGGTCGTCACCCCATCGAACATACCTATTTCATTCAATCCATTGGAAAATTCAAATAAAGCCTTATCAACAATCTTAAGGTTCCTTTCGTGGGAATCAATTAATTCTCCATGCATATCCCAACCACCCATTTGCACGAAAAATATCTGTCGTTTAAAGCCGAGAATATCCCGGGCCATGATCACCTCGGTGATTCGCTTGAAGCTTTGTGAAATACGGTTGTCGGAAAAGAAGGTATTCAAATTGCCGATCTGCTCCATGGCGGCCCTGAATTCAATACTGCCGTCAAGGCTTCTTTTCAGAATATCGGTGTATGACTTTTTAAACATATCGGGATGATCTACTCCGAGCAAAAGATCGATTCCTTCGGTCCTTTTTGCATTAAAACCTGTCGACAATGGATCATACCCGTCAATTCCAGGACTTCCGTCATACGGGTCAATGGCAAATTCAACCAGCGTCTCTCCGTATTGAAAAATATTCGTACCAGAGAGGGAAATATTCATCGACACATTTTGATTCGTATTCATGGAGTTGAGCAAATCCGCCATTCTCCCTCCCCAACCGATATGGGTTCTGACATGGGGCAAACCCGTCTGACAGTTCTTCAACTGATCCGAATGGGAAAACAACCCCAGGGGTATGGGCGCACTATTATTTTGATAGGTAATTTTTGTGGTCGGCTCTATCAATGGACCCACATTATTGATAAAGGAGACTTTGCCTGTGTTGAACAATTGATGGATGTTGGTCATCGCAGGATTCAGACCATACTGTTTTCCATCGCTGGTAACCGGGGTGATCGGCAGCAGTTCATTTTGGGAAATGGCCAGGTCAGAGCGTGTCACGGCGTATTCGTCGTATTCCGGATTGCCACGGGGAACCACCATATTAAAAGAGTCGTTTCCGCCATTGAGAAAGAAACAGACTATCGCTTTATAATCGCCATATGGATTGTAAACCAGGTTATTAAGATAAGCGGCATTAATGGCTTTAAGTTGAGTAATGGTCGAAGCAGTGGTCACACCCAACGCCCCTAAACCGAATTGTCTTATAAATTTTCTTCTTGAGTTCATTATTATTAGAGTGTTTTTCTTTATGTTAGGAGAAAATTCCGTAGAAGGATTTACCTTGAACTTTGAAAGGATTATTTGCGAACTCTGCGCCTTCTCCCGACCTATCGGTACGGGATGTGCCATTTGCGCCCTTGCGGTTAAAAAAGACTTCCATTTTTCGTTAGCTCCGGGAGCCTATCCTTCTAAATCCAATCTCCACCTTTATTTCAGAATATTATAATCAGAGCTGATTACCATCAGGTAAATAGTCAATTTCACTTTTTCAAACATATCTTCTATCGGGTCTACAATGGTCGTTATGATTTGTCGCGTATCGTCTTTGAGCATGCCATTGGTCAGTAGAATATCCAGCTCATTGATCAGGATCTCGGTGTCTTCCGCATAGGTCAGCAGATCATCCAGATTGGTGTAAACAATATTATCAGGATTCTCCCTTGTTCTTAAAAGGGTTTCGTTAACGGCCCATTCATTGACAAAATTCACAAATCCGATGCTGGTCCTTGAATTGTAAACCTGGAATTCGGGTGCAAAAAACCCCTGGTCGCCAATAGGTCCAATGGGCTGAAAATCAGGCCAGTAAAAGTTAAAAACCGAATAGGAATACATGGGATGCTGTCCGGCATCGTCGTTGTAATCAAAGCCGTAATTCCAGAAATTTCCGTTCTCACTGAAACCGCCGAGTGCCCTGGCAAAATGGGTGTATCGGATAATCGGCTCTTTAAGTTTCCCCTGAACAGGGTCATTGTACCATTCACAAGTTCGCGCTTCTTCATCCAGCAAAACAGCCTTGATAACTGCTTTCATATCGCCTCTGACGCCGGCACCATTATCATTGAATGCCGCAGCCACCCGTGAGACATATGCAGGCGATGGATTTGATTTCACCAATCGCTGTATCAGTTGTTTTCCAATGAAAGGCCCTGTATTAGGATGATTGAACAGATGATCGATGGCAGCATTTATGTCTTCCATACCTGTTTGACCGGCGGGCACTACAAAACCGTTTAACAAGTATTTGGGGCCGGGTTCGTGGTAATTTTCATACATCACCATCGGTTCCGCCATATCTATTATTTGGATGCCCCTGCCAAACGCAGGCACGATTACCGTATCCGGCAGCGAAATGGTAGCTCCGCCTCCAAGCCCGGTATATATTTTGGCAAACTCCTTGATATCATCATTATCATAAGTCGGAATATCGTGACCTTGATTGTCCTGCACCCTTGTGCCATCCTGGTTCAGTTCATACAACCCTATGGTCATCAACTGCATCATCTCTCTCGCAAAATTTTCATCGGGATGAATGTAATGGGCGGGATCGGATTTAGGATTATTCAGGTGTGTCAGGTAAAATCCCATACACGGATGCAGGGTCACATCGGTCAGAATATCCTTAAAATTCCCAAAGGCATTTTCAATCAGCATGTCGTAATAACTCGCCACGCCTTCGCCGTACTTGTCCAGTTCTGAATAAAACGAGATCACAAAAATTTCGCTCAGGGCAAAAGCGATCCTTTGCCTTAACAGATCCTCATTCGTCATGTTGGCTTGCCACCAGGCGTAGTCAAAATGCACATTGGAAGGGATTTGCGGATAATCCATGGTATCCCCTCCGGCCGCGAGAAAGCGTTGAAAGGTCGTATCATAAATTTCCTGGATAAGTGGTCGGACAAACGTCGGTGGCAAAGCATACTGTTGATTGATCCAGGCTCCAAAGTCCATTTTCGCAACGGAATCGATGGTACTTCTGTTGGCTCCCAAAGTGGCCTGGGCCAAAAAGCGGCCGGCATCGATAAGCTTTCCCGTAAGTCCTGAAATGGTCAGCGTGTTGGAGCCTTCTGCAATCTCTTCCCATCCCGGAGGCTGGAAATCACTACTCGTGGTCACGGTAATATTCTGATCATGACCGCCACCGATGTAGTCCCCATAGGTTTGGGAGCTTAGCAGAATGGAATAGCATAAAAAGGGTAATAGGAATAATACTCTCATAAGGATAATGCTTGGAAAATGTAAAACGCAAAATGTAAAAACCGGGGAATGAAGCAAAAATTGGGGAACAGTTTAGAAGGGGCCTAATTGTAATGGAGTTGAAACATTTATTTTTTGCTTCCTCCTTATTAATGTTTTATTTTGGGAATTTATTTTATGAAGGTGTTTTTATTTGCCTGCTTACGCGAAAAACAGGGATTTTTGACGAAGTCAGATCGATGTGGAAAATTTGGATTTTCGAAATAATATTGATTTGTGTATTTGCGGTAGACGCCGCAGGAAGGCAGGCTAAAGCACTGAGCAATCGAAATTTTATTTAAAGCGATTATTTTTGTTGCGCGGTACTAATAATAAATACGATGGAATTGAAATCCCAATTAATAAAGTGACCCTGATCTTCAAAGCATTCCGTCAAAAAACAAAAAAAGCCGTGGTCAACGCTTCCGTTGTAATTTTAAAAATCGGAGCTATTCCGTTTGATTCATCTCCTTTTGGGGAAATATTTTCTGTTCGATATACTTTCCGATTGATTTAATCGCATCTGGATTTTGAGTGACAAGTTTGGTAAGTCCAAACTGTAAAATATATCCAAAAAGTTTTTTGAGTTTAGTATTTGACTTGCCTTTGGCGGCTTTTTGAGCAATATACCTGGTAGTCAGACCAATGAAAGTGATCAATATATTATTGACCAGGTAGGGAGATGAGGCAACTTCTTTCAAGGCGCTCTCGATGAGTCTCGCAGGTTTTAAACTCTCGTAGGAAAGGAAAAACTGTTCTCTCAAATTTTGCAAATGAATAACCTGCTCTGTTTCTAATAACAGCACCGCATTTTTAAGATCGGCAGGTGTGGTAATATTTCCCATAACCTTTTAATTAAATATCTGTTTGACCATATAATTGTAAATTTTCTGTTTAAGCCATTTATGAATAAACAAGTGAATCAAAAGTGCTGCAACGCCATAAAAAGCAGCCACCACAAAAAAACCCAAAAAGAGATTTTCAGTAATTTCTCCAAGCCAGAAAGCCAATCCCAAATTAAAAAAAAGCGTAAACAAAACAATGATGACAAAAACAACAGCATGAGGAATTAAAGTGGACAGCACATCCGATGTTTTGTCCAGGGTCTTTAGTCTTATCAGCTCGTAGCTTGTTTTACCATATTTTCCAGCGCTTTCCAGCATTGATTCGATTAACTTAACATTGTCTTCCAAAGTTTCTGACATGATAATAATGGTTTACGAAAGTTCCTTCAAATTTCTATAGGTGAATCTCCATTTGTGAGGGTTATCAGGAACTCGGTTCCTAATGCTTCTTTAGGCGGAAGCATATATGTTCATTCATTGCATCCTCGTAAAAAATGGTTAGTGCAATCTGTCTATCTGGCCCGTTCATTTTGTCGTAGGGATTGATTTTCAATGGTCCTGTGAACATGATGAACTGATTGCACTAACCTGAAACATTTTTACACTTCAGCTTTTTTTCCGTTTTTTGCAGCTACTTCCGGGTTAGACAGTGTTTTTTCAGCGTAGCCGGCCATTTCTTCTTTTACTTTTTCAAATTGCCCGGTAACTTCATCGAGTAATTCATCAAATTTTCCCTTTAACGCATCGACGTAATTCTCCCCTTTCTTTAATATCCTTTTCCTTGTTTTTGTTCCTTTTGCAGGGGCAAACAATATTCCTGCCAATGCACCTGCGGCAACGCCGGCGAGCAATCCTAATACCACTTTTCCTGATTTCATAATTTTATTATTTAAATGTTTGTTGATAAATTTAACTGATTAAAAGGTCAGCCTTCCTTTGGCAATTTTTAATACACCAATACAAATTCTCAAAAGGATTTTAACTGAAAATCAAAAAATTGAGGGTTGTAATTTGTAGTTTGAACTTTCCCCAGGTTGCATCGCATCTTGGGTTAAATAGTAATGCTCTTTAAACTATCCAACACGCCAAATACATTCAGCAGCCAAATTACAAGAATGATTATGACCACTGCATTGAGAATTTTTTTAACTGAACCTTGCATTGGAATAAAATTGTTTATCAACCAGAGGATAACTCCGACGACAATTATCGCGATAAGAATATTTAAGATTGGCATGATGATAATTTTTAATTTGTACTAAATTATACGATGTAAAGATCGGGCTCCCTGGCCAACAAAGTGTTACATTATTCCTTTTAAGAGTTGCATCATTCACACATTCAAACGATTAATTTCCTCCTTTTGAAATCAACTTCTCCCTGCCTGATGAATCGAGAAAAGATAGGAAGGGAATGGGCACAAAACAAAACAGGCAGATGAAGATCATCTGCCTGATATGGTTTTTTGTGAGGAGGTAATTCCTTGATTTGTTTTTCAACGCATGGATTCCCCTCATTTTGTTTCAATGAGAACTGAAAGGGAAAAATTCAATGGATTAAACCAAAAGGATAATTAAGATAATAATCAAAATCAGTGCGCCACTTCCAATATAAATGGCTCCACTTTGGCTAGCCAAATTCTTGTCAATTCCTCTGGCTTCTTTCTTAAGCTCACGTTTCTCTCTAATAGTCATGTTTGTTTTATCCATATTATGGATTTCTTCAGAGCGATTTTCTAAACGGCTTAATTCTACTTCAGAAAGCTTATTCTCAGTGGGTTCTGGAACTGTAGGAAGCTCTGAATTCGATTTTCTATCACCATTATTTGCAAAGGCAAAAGTCGAGCTCAAAGTGAAAATCATCACGATAACAAAAACAATAGTCTTTTTCATTTTCTTTCTTTTTAAAATTTAAAATCAGATTAAAGTAATTCAATAATTTTGTGTAACTCTTCTTTTGTTTTACCAAGTTTTATTTGAAGTTTACCATACATTTCATCTTTTTTGCCTTCTTCAAACAAAAGATCACTGTCTGTTAAGATTGCAAATTTCTGTTTGAGCAGACCTTTATGCTCATCCCAGTTTCCTTTTACTTCTGTAATGTTCATTACGTTTAATAATTTATTTCCTCAACTGGAGGACCAGGTGTGAAATAATTTTCACGATGTAAATTTCATACCTTAATTGCTGCAACGAATTACACCATTCCTTAAAAATAAGTCATCATTAATGCATTGAGCAACGCCAACCCGATTTCCTGTAATGGCTACGAGAGAGCCTTTTTCTTATCAAGTACAATTACAATAATGCCCCCGACAATTAACACCAACCCAACCAGCGGCGGCCATTGTACAGTGTGATTTTTTTCTGCATTTATTTCAATCGGACCTATATCAACTACTTTTTCAGTGGTTACATAATTGAATCCGGTATAGGCCATCATAATTATTCCGATAGCGAGCAGCACAAATCCAAAAGTTTTTTTCATCCTATTTTTTTTTAGTGAACTAAATATCAAAGTAGTTAAAACCGGTACCCAATTGAAATTCCATAACCTGTATTTTTAAGCGTTGAACTATCATCGGGGGTGAGATAATGATCGGGCTTTATATTGATCATGCCGAGTTGTGCATTCAGCAGCACAAACAACCCGCCTGCCATTTCATATCCGAAGAAGATATTACCCCCGGCATCAAATGGTTTAATATATGTTGTAGTTAAAGGATCGCCGGACACCACCTCTTTTTTGAATTTAATATCAGACTCAGAAGATACAGAACCATCTTCATAAAGAGCTTTGCCCACTATACCGTATCCCACATAAGGCCCTAATCCTATCATAAAATAACCAGAGCCCAACAGGCCTTTATACACAAAATTCAGAGGCAGTTCAATATAAGAAAGCCTGGTTGTATTGGTTAAAGTGCTAATGGTGCTTTTCGCCCCCTTTGTTGAGAACAGTAAACCTGGCTGAAAGTAAAACTCGGGCGCAACGGGAATCTGAGCATTTACCCCAAAGTGATAGCCGATAATTAAATCGTTTTCGAGTTTGTCACCACTCAAATTTTCCCCGTTTAAATTTTGAAAGTTAACACCTCCCAGAATGGCAATGGATGTTTTTCCATTTCCAACGGTTTGGGCTATTGCAGCAGAAACAAAAAGTGCAAAAACCAGAATCAAAGAAATTTTTCTTGCTTTCATAATAAATATTTTAAGTAGTGGCAATTAATTTTGGGCATCCTTTTCCGCATCTGCTTTCATTTTTTCGTTGGCAGTGATCAAAAACTCTACCCTGCGGTTTTGGGCGCGGCCACTATCTGTTTTATTCTCGTATTTGGGCAAAGTTTCGCCAAATCCTTTTACAGCAAGCCGGCTTCCCCTTATCCCTTTATCTGTTAAATAATAAGAAACCTGGCGAGCCCGTTGAACAGATAAGTCCTGGTTGTATGCTTCGCTCCCTTTGCTGTCGGTATGTCCCTGTATTTCAATATCTGTGTCCGCATAACTATTCAACACAACAACTAATTTATCGAGGTTTGTTTTTGCGTCCGCTGAAAGGTTCGATTTATCGAAACCAAATAATATACTACTGTTAAATTCAACAACAATGCCTTCACCAACACGTTCCACTTTTGCACCGGGAACAGTTTTCTCAATTTCCTCAGCTTGTTTGTCCATTTGACGGCCAATTACAGCGCCCGAAGCCCCCCCCACAGCTGCACCAATAATGGTGCCCAGGGCAGTATTGCCCGAAGCCCTGCCGATAACGGCGCCAGCTGCGCTGCCGGCTGCTGTTCCAATAACAGCCCCCTTCTGGGTTTTACTCCATGAAGCACAGCTCGGAAAAATTAAAGCAGTCCCTAAAAATATCAGTAAAATCATTCTTAAATTATTCATAGTAAATGTTTTTAAAATTTGAACAAAGGTCGGCTTAATTAAATAGAGAAGTGTTACACAACTTTCGATAAGGTTTGTATTATTCACACATTTTCAGCTTTGATTTTGTTTCAAAAAAAGAGCCATCACAAATTTTGGGTGACACCAAAATTTGTGATGGCTTCTGTTAACAAGTAAATACTTGCGGGCTAAGAATATGAATACTTATCAGAGATTACATCCGATCCATATACCAACTTAACTCTTTCTCCATTTTGTTGAAGCGCAAAACGTTGGTAATAATTTTTTGAAGGCGGATAAAAGCGGTTTCACTTTTTACCACATAATCGACAGCTTTATGATGCATACAATTTATTGCCACATCAATTTTATCCTGGGCAGATAACACTATAACCGGTATATCTTGATTAAAGGCTTTTATTTTATCCAGCGTTTCAATTCCGTTCATCGCGTTTTTATCAACGCTGTCAAGATGATAATCCAGGATGACTATATCAGGTTGATGAGATAAATTCGCAATACAAAGTTCTCCTGTGATAAAGGTTTCAATGTCAAAATCGGCCTGTTGCAAAAAATCAATTTCCAGTGATTTTAAAAACAATTCATCGTCATCCACCAGGAAAAGTTTTATCTTATTTTTATTGTTCAATTTTTGGCGTTTTTAATGGTGATGAGTTCTTCTTTCAATTCTTCTAATGACTGTGTAAAAACCCCTTCGAGTTGTTGAATCATTTCCGATATTCCTGCTGATTGCTGCTGGTTTTTGGCATAATCCTGTACTTTATGGGCCATTTTTTCGAAATCGGAGCTAATGCCCATAATGGAAAATGAGGGAATCATTTTATGGAGGGCGGTATGCAACCTGCTCCAATTTTTATCTTTAAACCCTTGTTTCATTTCCGAAACTAAAACTGGGGTTTGTTCTAAAAAAAGCGAAATCATTTCCATCATTAAAATTGGATTCGATTTGGTACGCGTGTTTAAATAATCGAGGTTGGTACATTTGATTTTAATTTCTTGAGGTTGAACATCCAAATGAGGTTCAATAACTGCTGATGTTTTTTTCACCGACCCAATTATTTTACTGTACAACACTCTTTCATCCACTGGTTTTGCAATGTAATCATTCATGCCAACGACCGTACATTTGGCCAGATCAACCGTAGTGACATCGGCCGTTAAGGCAATAATGGGGATATTGGATTTCATTTTATTCCGAATAAAATCGGTAGCCTCAAAGCCGTTCATTTCGGGCATTTGCAAATCCATTAAAATAACATCGTACTCTTGTGTTTGTAATTTCTCAATGGCTATTCTCCCGTTATCGGCAATATCACATTCAAATCCAAAATCCTCTAAAAGTGTTCTCATCAGTAATTGATTGAGTATAATGTCTTCCACAACCAAAACCTTAATATCCGTTATATCTGTATCTATTTCTATTGATTCAGTTTCAAAATCAACTTCAGCATTTGTCTTCTGAAATTTTAACACAAAACTGAAAGTTGAGCCTTCGTTCAGTTTACTGTATACTTGAATGCTGCCGCCTTGTGGTTCTACTAAATTTTTAACAATCGAAAGACCTAATCCTGTTCCCCCGTACAATCGGGAAGTGCCGCTTGATGCCTGCTGGAAATTTTCGAAAATCTGTTCTAATTTAGATTCCGCGATGCCAATTCCTGTATCTTTTACGGCAAATTCAATGCTTGCTTCATTATCATCTTCTTCCAATAATTTTATACTCACTATAATTTCCCCCTTCGTAGTAAATTTTAGTGCATTACTCACCAGGTTTATAATGATTTGATGCAATCGAACCGGGTCGCCAAGCAACACCTCCGGTATTCTATCGTCGTATTCCTTAATTAATTTCAAATTCTTTTCCTGAATTTTGGGCTCGAACAAATGAAGGATAGCTGATATCGATAAAACCAATTTGAAGGGTATTTGCTCAAATACCATTTTCCCGGCTTCAACTTTTGCCAGGTCCAGAATATCGTTGATGAGTACGATTAATGCATTGCCACTTAATTTTATGGCTTGTAAATATTCTTTTTGTTGTGCCGACAAATTTGTTTTTAACAACACTTTGGTAAATCCGATAATCGCATTCATTGGGGTGCGAATTTCGTGGCTCATGTTCGATAGAAATTGCTGCTTTGCTTTCACGGCATCTGTTGCAATAATGGTTGCACTTTCAGCTTTAAGTTTCGCTTCTTCGGCAATCAAAGTGGCCATTTCCGCAAAAACGATGGCCTCTGTCAGTTCCATTTCAATTCTTTTTTGATCCGTAACATCGCGGGCAACAATTACGACTCCTTGTACATTTTCCAGATCATCTTTATATACCGAACCGTTAAATAATACATCAGTCAGTTTACCATCAATATGCCTCAGCGTAAGGGGTGAGTCCGTGACAGAACCCATTGCAAATACTTTCTGATAAACATCCCGGGCTTTTTGTGGTTCGGTAAAATAATCGAAGAAATCAGTTCCGGTGAGTTTTTCGCGTGTTACCCCCGTAATATTAACGGTGGCTTCATTCATGTCTGTTATCTTACCTTCAGCGCTTATGGTTACCAGCGGATCTAAACTGGCTTCAATTAAACTTCGGGCATACTGAGAATCTCCCGTTTTTTCTGATTCCAATATTTCTATGGGAAAAATATCAGGAGATTCGGAAGCAATATGATTGTCCGTCCGTTTTCCAATTTCTTCAATTGGGCTGCGCCTTTTGTCTTTTAGCCGCTTAAAATGAGAAGGGGAAAGACCTGTAATTTTTTTAAACTGATTGGATAAATGGGAAACACTTGAATAATTCATTTTCCAGGCTATTTCCGAAATAGATAATTCATCATAAATCATCAATTCCTTTATCCGTTCTATTTTATGCAAAATCATAAAATGCTCAATGGTAGTTCCCTGGACTTCTGAAAATAAATTTGACAGATAGGTGTACTGGTGATGGAGTTTTTCGCTTAGAAAATCGGAGAAGTTTGTTTTAAGTACACCGTCGGTATGGTGAATTGTTTCAACAATCGCTGTCTTGATTTTTTCAATCAAAACAGCTTTTTTATCATCAATCAGTTCAAGCCCGGATTCCAGTAAATTCATTTTTAACTGCTCCCGCTGTTCGGTAGAAATATTTTCCATTATTTCAACCTCGCCCAAATCAACCACAATAAAATGCAGCCCGAGTTTTTTCAACTCTTCTTTTACTGCAATTTTACAGCGGTTACTTACCATATTTTTAATAAATACTTTCAAATTTAAATTTTTAAGTTCAGTGTAAAGATCATCACTTATGAAGTATAAATTCTTATATAATTTTAGGAATTAGTTGCATAATTCACACATTTTCAGATAATTCCCTGTCCATAATAGCGGCAATGATAACCTTGGTTAGACTTTTATTGGCTAGGGCATTCGATAACAGGTTGCCCTGCAGTGTCTCTATTTTTTCGGGATCAAAATCCAATTCCAGAGTGCCGGGCCAATCCATGAGCTGAATCCGGCTGTTTTGCCTTTCCGCCAAACGATGATAAGGTTCAAAGAAATATAAAAGGCAGGGGACGATATCGCCCATCTGATGTCCGAAGGTTACCGAAAAAAAAGCCGATGGTTATCGTTTAAAGATTTGACTGAAATAGGCTTTTAAGGCTTTCTGCCTGTTCTATAATTTCACCCCGGCACGTCCGTTACAAGCTTATACCCTATGCCCCGGATATTTACGATTTTTACACTTGTATCGGCTTCGAGCTTCTTGCGTAATTTTGAAATATAAACATCCAAAGTCCTCCCCACATAATCCCCTTCGTCTCCCCATACGTTTTGGAGTATAACCTCCCGCGCTACGGGCGTATTCGCAGCGGTACAAAGTAAATAAAGCAGTTCAGCTTCCTTATTGGATAATTCAACGCTATTATTTTCAAAAGATAGTGCCCTGTTTTTTTGATCAAACTTAGACGCACCGATCATGATCAAACTCGGGTCCTGATCTGCAGCGTTCTTTTTCCAGATAAAGAAACCTGCAAAACCAATGAGGGCAAGCAATAAAAAGATTAAAAAAGCAGGTTTAAAAGGATTTGCTTTTTTACCCTCCGGAGCGGTTAAAGACGAAGCCGACAAACTCGCAATAGGCCCGGCATTCTCAAAAAGAGTAACCCAAAGGCTATAACAATCCCTGGGCAGCGGTCTCCCTTCACATGGAATCAGGTCGGGATTCGCCGCATAACGCCGAATCTCAAAGCTGTACACCACGTCTTTCGTTTCACATTGCTGCACTTCAACCAGGTAGTCGGAAGCAATGCTGTTTTCCATCATAACCCGACCAATGGTGGAGACGATATCATCCGGATCAAACCCAAACTCAGATTCAAAAGAGATCTTGTATTGTCCACCGACCTTCTCAATCGGCAGGATACGCGACTCCCTATCCCCCAAACACAACAAAACCTCATGTCCGATCATTCTCATCGCCACCCCGATACGCTTTTCACCTATCCCCTCCTCCACAGTGCTATTTGCAACGAATGGAAGCATACAGGC carries:
- a CDS encoding winged helix-turn-helix transcriptional regulator, with protein sequence MIGHEVLLCLGDRESRILPIEKVGGQYKISFESEFGFDPDDIVSTIGRVMMENSIASDYLVEVQQCETKDVVYSFEIRRYAANPDLIPCEGRPLPRDCYSLWVTLFENAGPIASLSASSLTAPEGKKANPFKPAFLIFLLLALIGFAGFFIWKKNAADQDPSLIMIGASKFDQKNRALSFENNSVELSNKEAELLYLLCTAANTPVAREVILQNVWGDEGDYVGRTLDVYISKLRKKLEADTSVKIVNIRGIGYKLVTDVPG
- a CDS encoding OmpA family protein; the encoded protein is MNNLRMILLIFLGTALIFPSCASWSKTQKGAVIGTAAGSAAGAVIGRASGNTALGTIIGAAVGGASGAVIGRQMDKQAEEIEKTVPGAKVERVGEGIVVEFNSSILFGFDKSNLSADAKTNLDKLVVVLNSYADTDIEIQGHTDSKGSEAYNQDLSVQRARQVSYYLTDKGIRGSRLAVKGFGETLPKYENKTDSGRAQNRRVEFLITANEKMKADAEKDAQN
- a CDS encoding DUF1800 domain-containing protein codes for the protein MRVLFLLPFLCYSILLSSQTYGDYIGGGHDQNITVTTSSDFQPPGWEEIAEGSNTLTISGLTGKLIDAGRFLAQATLGANRSTIDSVAKMDFGAWINQQYALPPTFVRPLIQEIYDTTFQRFLAAGGDTMDYPQIPSNVHFDYAWWQANMTNEDLLRQRIAFALSEIFVISFYSELDKYGEGVASYYDMLIENAFGNFKDILTDVTLHPCMGFYLTHLNNPKSDPAHYIHPDENFAREMMQLMTIGLYELNQDGTRVQDNQGHDIPTYDNDDIKEFAKIYTGLGGGATISLPDTVIVPAFGRGIQIIDMAEPMVMYENYHEPGPKYLLNGFVVPAGQTGMEDINAAIDHLFNHPNTGPFIGKQLIQRLVKSNPSPAYVSRVAAAFNDNGAGVRGDMKAVIKAVLLDEEARTCEWYNDPVQGKLKEPIIRYTHFARALGGFSENGNFWNYGFDYNDDAGQHPMYSYSVFNFYWPDFQPIGPIGDQGFFAPEFQVYNSRTSIGFVNFVNEWAVNETLLRTRENPDNIVYTNLDDLLTYAEDTEILINELDILLTNGMLKDDTRQIITTIVDPIEDMFEKVKLTIYLMVISSDYNILK
- a CDS encoding YtxH domain-containing protein, whose amino-acid sequence is MKSGKVVLGLLAGVAAGALAGILFAPAKGTKTRKRILKKGENYVDALKGKFDELLDEVTGQFEKVKEEMAGYAEKTLSNPEVAAKNGKKAEV
- a CDS encoding CsbD family protein, which translates into the protein MNITEVKGNWDEHKGLLKQKFAILTDSDLLFEEGKKDEMYGKLQIKLGKTKEELHKIIELL
- a CDS encoding DUF1501 domain-containing protein; its protein translation is MNSRRKFIRQFGLGALGVTTASTITQLKAINAAYLNNLVYNPYGDYKAIVCFFLNGGNDSFNMVVPRGNPEYDEYAVTRSDLAISQNELLPITPVTSDGKQYGLNPAMTNIHQLFNTGKVSFINNVGPLIEPTTKITYQNNSAPIPLGLFSHSDQLKNCQTGLPHVRTHIGWGGRMADLLNSMNTNQNVSMNISLSGTNIFQYGETLVEFAIDPYDGSPGIDGYDPLSTGFNAKRTEGIDLLLGVDHPDMFKKSYTDILKRSLDGSIEFRAAMEQIGNLNTFFSDNRISQSFKRITEVIMARDILGFKRQIFFVQMGGWDMHGELIDSHERNLKIVDKALFEFSNGLNEIGMFDGVTTFTISDFARTLTSNGNGSDHAWGGNALVMGGDIKGGDMYGTYPSLALGGPYEIHNGVLIPTTSNDEYFAELALWFGVSPSDLSTLFPNIGNFYDTGSSAGPMGFMNL
- a CDS encoding response regulator; protein product: MNNKNKIKLFLVDDDELFLKSLEIDFLQQADFDIETFITGELCIANLSHQPDIVILDYHLDSVDKNAMNGIETLDKIKAFNQDIPVIVLSAQDKIDVAINCMHHKAVDYVVKSETAFIRLQKIITNVLRFNKMEKELSWYMDRM
- a CDS encoding response regulator yields the protein MNYSSVSHLSNQFKKITGLSPSHFKRLKDKRRSPIEEIGKRTDNHIASESPDIFPIEILESEKTGDSQYARSLIEASLDPLVTISAEGKITDMNEATVNITGVTREKLTGTDFFDYFTEPQKARDVYQKVFAMGSVTDSPLTLRHIDGKLTDVLFNGSVYKDDLENVQGVVIVARDVTDQKRIEMELTEAIVFAEMATLIAEEAKLKAESATIIATDAVKAKQQFLSNMSHEIRTPMNAIIGFTKVLLKTNLSAQQKEYLQAIKLSGNALIVLINDILDLAKVEAGKMVFEQIPFKLVLSISAILHLFEPKIQEKNLKLIKEYDDRIPEVLLGDPVRLHQIIINLVSNALKFTTKGEIIVSIKLLEEDDNEASIEFAVKDTGIGIAESKLEQIFENFQQASSGTSRLYGGTGLGLSIVKNLVEPQGGSIQVYSKLNEGSTFSFVLKFQKTNAEVDFETESIEIDTDITDIKVLVVEDIILNQLLMRTLLEDFGFECDIADNGRIAIEKLQTQEYDVILMDLQMPEMNGFEATDFIRNKMKSNIPIIALTADVTTVDLAKCTVVGMNDYIAKPVDERVLYSKIIGSVKKTSAVIEPHLDVQPQEIKIKCTNLDYLNTRTKSNPILMMEMISLFLEQTPVLVSEMKQGFKDKNWSRLHTALHKMIPSFSIMGISSDFEKMAHKVQDYAKNQQQSAGISEMIQQLEGVFTQSLEELKEELITIKNAKN
- a CDS encoding PorT family protein, translated to MKARKISLILVFALFVSAAIAQTVGNGKTSIAILGGVNFQNLNGENLSGDKLENDLIIGYHFGVNAQIPVAPEFYFQPGLLFSTKGAKSTISTLTNTTRLSYIELPLNFVYKGLLGSGYFMIGLGPYVGYGIVGKALYEDGSVSSESDIKFKKEVVSGDPLTTTYIKPFDAGGNIFFGYEMAGGLFVLLNAQLGMINIKPDHYLTPDDSSTLKNTGYGISIGYRF